A DNA window from Sporosarcina sp. ANT_H38 contains the following coding sequences:
- the proB gene encoding glutamate 5-kinase: MKKQRIVVKIGSSSLTNVKGEIDQAKFNDHIEALAILRKAGHEVILVSSGAVAAGFAGLGYSSRPITIKGKQAAAAVGQGLLMQSYIEKFSAHGIVPAQILLTRIDFSNRERYRNAFATMTELLERGILPIINENDTVSVEELTFGDNDMLSALVSGILHADQLIILTDINGLYESNPRKYPLAKRLDFLEQITDDLLKGAENTGSKVGTGGMKSKLLAAKTATSLGVSVFIGTGEGSHKLLTILQGGGDGTYISNPVTAKIKTSRQWIVLHSESTGKLYVDQGAEEAILYNGKSLLPAGVVNVKGDFHKGEVVEVFGINGILGKGEVSYSSDELRNKIENRNKEKIEELFSSTIEVIHRDRWAQF, encoded by the coding sequence ATGAAAAAACAGCGGATTGTCGTAAAGATAGGAAGCAGTTCTTTAACAAATGTTAAAGGTGAAATCGATCAAGCTAAATTCAATGATCATATTGAAGCGCTTGCCATACTGCGTAAAGCTGGGCATGAAGTGATTCTTGTTTCTTCTGGTGCAGTGGCGGCTGGGTTTGCAGGGCTAGGCTATTCATCACGACCAATAACGATCAAAGGGAAACAGGCGGCTGCGGCGGTGGGCCAGGGATTGTTAATGCAATCATATATTGAAAAGTTTAGTGCTCATGGAATCGTGCCAGCTCAGATTTTATTGACAAGAATCGATTTTTCGAATCGAGAGCGCTATAGGAATGCATTTGCGACGATGACGGAACTATTGGAACGGGGCATCTTGCCCATTATTAATGAAAATGATACCGTCTCTGTTGAAGAACTTACTTTCGGTGACAATGATATGCTATCAGCGCTTGTCAGCGGCATTCTACATGCAGACCAGCTTATTATTTTAACGGATATTAATGGTCTTTATGAATCAAATCCACGCAAATATCCATTAGCAAAACGACTTGATTTTCTTGAACAGATTACAGATGACTTACTAAAAGGAGCTGAAAATACGGGATCCAAAGTCGGAACTGGAGGCATGAAGTCAAAACTACTTGCTGCCAAAACTGCAACATCACTTGGCGTCTCCGTTTTCATTGGGACCGGAGAAGGTTCGCATAAACTGCTGACGATTTTACAGGGCGGAGGGGACGGCACCTATATTTCCAATCCGGTTACCGCGAAGATTAAAACGAGTAGACAGTGGATCGTGTTGCATTCCGAATCGACAGGCAAACTATACGTGGATCAAGGGGCGGAAGAGGCCATTTTATATAACGGAAAAAGCCTATTACCTGCCGGTGTTGTTAATGTAAAGGGGGACTTTCACAAAGGCGAGGTCGTTGAAGTGTTTGGCATCAATGGGATTTTAGGAAAAGGGGAAGTCAGCTATTCGTCGGATGAATTAAGAAACAAGATTGAAAATCGAAACAAGGAAAAAATTGAGGAGTTATTTTCATCGACCATTGAAGTCATTCACCGGGACCGCTGGGCACAATTTTAA
- a CDS encoding HD domain-containing phosphohydrolase, with amino-acid sequence MNNQREILNNKVHKDLQSDRILGVIFEYMAKVSMENDLEKSLMILADLGKKLVVADRCSVWLYDTSKQTIWTVAAHGIEKVIIPQESGFVGHSIATGKIIIVEDAYLDERFNQEIDIETGYRTCSVLCIPFHNSNGTVIGAFQAINEMTAQGTFSEKDSEILGLAATYAGKSLESAILLKEIIETQKEMLETLGEIGESRSQETGNHVKRVALYSYLLAKLAGISEEKANLLRDASPMHDIGKVAIPDSILLKPGKLTVEEFEIMKQHTIIGYNIFKNSQRDLLRTAAIIAYEHHEKWDGTGYPNGLKGEAIHIFGRITAVADVFDALGSDRVYKKAWKIEQIVAYMSEQQGKFFDPILTQLFLNNLKLFIAIRDQHSDVDRRN; translated from the coding sequence ATGAATAACCAAAGGGAAATATTAAATAATAAAGTTCACAAAGACCTGCAATCAGATCGGATACTGGGTGTCATATTTGAATACATGGCAAAAGTATCAATGGAAAATGATTTAGAAAAATCATTGATGATATTAGCCGATTTAGGAAAAAAACTTGTGGTAGCCGATCGTTGCTCTGTCTGGTTGTATGACACTTCGAAACAAACGATATGGACCGTCGCAGCGCATGGCATTGAAAAAGTAATTATTCCGCAGGAAAGCGGATTTGTCGGTCATAGTATAGCAACCGGAAAAATCATCATCGTTGAGGATGCCTATTTGGATGAGCGATTTAACCAGGAAATTGATATTGAAACGGGATATAGAACGTGTTCAGTCCTCTGTATTCCTTTCCATAACAGCAATGGAACTGTAATTGGTGCATTTCAAGCGATAAATGAAATGACTGCTCAAGGTACTTTTAGTGAAAAAGATAGTGAAATATTAGGTTTAGCTGCTACGTATGCCGGTAAGTCCCTTGAGTCTGCAATTCTGTTAAAAGAAATTATCGAAACGCAAAAAGAAATGCTTGAGACTTTGGGCGAAATCGGGGAAAGTCGTTCCCAGGAAACGGGAAATCATGTGAAGCGTGTTGCATTATATTCTTATTTACTAGCTAAACTAGCTGGCATTTCTGAAGAAAAAGCCAACCTTTTGAGAGATGCATCACCTATGCATGACATTGGTAAAGTAGCGATCCCTGACAGCATATTGCTAAAACCAGGCAAGTTAACAGTGGAAGAATTCGAAATCATGAAACAACATACGATCATAGGTTACAATATTTTTAAAAATTCTCAACGCGATTTACTTCGCACTGCGGCAATTATTGCGTATGAGCACCATGAAAAATGGGATGGCACAGGATATCCAAATGGCTTAAAGGGTGAAGCGATTCATATTTTTGGACGAATTACTGCAGTTGCAGATGTTTTTGATGCACTGGGCAGCGACCGTGTTTATAAAAAAGCTTGGAAAATTGAACAGATTGTTGCGTATATGTCCGAGCAACAGGGGAAGTTTTTCGATCCGATATTGACGCAACTGTTTCTTAACAATCTTAAATTATTTATCGCAATTCGGGACCAGCACAGTGATGTGGATAGGAGAAATTAA
- a CDS encoding diguanylate cyclase, producing the protein MDDQLNFAPCGYLTMDRNGYIFEMNATLQKMLGQQELEWNGQHIHSLLTTPSRIYYQTYFLPLLDINGDVNEIYLTLKSTTGKIPVLMNAIERKIEHETRIECVIVEMKIRDEYENELIQERRNAESVVQKTDKAYEGLQQLLKEVECKKNELETINEKLKVLALTDSLTGLKNRRYFEEQLLLFIESYTTSHIPFSLLAIDIDHFKRINDTFGHPIGDLVLQEVSLILQESKRPHDIVARIGGEEFIILLPETNLEKAFDIAELTRKRFELFEWSYTPLTISSGVTMVRQGDTTTTIIRRTDATLYASKNAGRNIVSIG; encoded by the coding sequence ATGGATGATCAGCTAAATTTCGCCCCGTGTGGCTATCTAACTATGGACCGTAATGGTTATATATTTGAGATGAATGCCACGCTCCAAAAAATGTTGGGACAACAAGAATTAGAATGGAATGGACAACATATTCACTCGCTATTAACGACGCCATCTCGTATTTATTATCAAACTTATTTCCTACCATTATTAGATATTAATGGAGATGTAAATGAAATCTATTTGACATTGAAAAGTACAACGGGGAAAATTCCAGTTCTTATGAATGCCATTGAACGTAAAATAGAACACGAAACGCGAATTGAGTGCGTTATTGTAGAAATGAAAATTAGAGATGAATATGAAAATGAACTTATTCAAGAAAGACGTAATGCTGAAAGTGTTGTTCAGAAGACAGACAAAGCCTATGAGGGCTTACAGCAATTATTAAAAGAAGTAGAGTGTAAAAAAAATGAGCTTGAGACCATCAATGAAAAACTAAAAGTGCTCGCTTTAACAGATTCACTCACAGGATTAAAGAATAGAAGATACTTTGAAGAACAGTTATTGCTATTCATCGAGTCATACACAACTTCCCACATACCTTTTTCACTATTGGCCATAGATATTGATCATTTCAAACGTATAAATGATACTTTTGGTCATCCAATTGGAGATCTTGTCTTACAAGAAGTTTCGTTAATTTTACAAGAGTCGAAACGGCCTCACGATATAGTCGCTAGGATAGGCGGAGAAGAATTCATCATATTATTGCCGGAAACAAATCTAGAAAAAGCCTTTGACATTGCAGAATTGACAAGGAAAAGATTTGAACTGTTTGAATGGTCTTATACTCCTTTAACAATCAGTTCAGGGGTGACAATGGTTAGGCAAGGAGATACGACTACAACAATAATTAGAAGAACAGACGCTACCCTTTATGCATCTAAGAATGCGGGCAGAAATATAGTTTCTATTGGATGA
- a CDS encoding serine hydrolase, which translates to MKTNIVDHITDVMIENDFSGTVLVKNDKKTLTVKSYGYANRSEQILNSLDTRFGIASGCKLFTAIAICQLVEKGLLSFDTKLKDCLNDSFPFFDKEITIHHLLTHTAGIPDYFDEELMDDFEELWIKNPMYHIRNLTDFLPLFQNQPMKLQVGERFHYNNAGYILLGLIIEQTSQIKFADYIKENIFKKSGMADSGYFEFDSLPPGTALGYIDFPNGTWKTNIYSLPAKGGADGGAFVTVNEMDNLWDAFINNQLLNGKYTQQLLTPYINTNDDSSFYGYGVWIEKNENEIFKYHIMGYDPGVSFHSAFYPKSLTKVIICSNKSDGAYGIMKEIEKEILK; encoded by the coding sequence ATGAAAACCAATATTGTGGATCATATTACAGATGTTATGATTGAAAATGACTTTTCTGGAACAGTTCTTGTCAAAAATGACAAAAAAACTTTGACAGTGAAAAGTTATGGTTACGCAAATCGTTCAGAACAAATTTTAAACAGTCTCGATACACGATTTGGAATAGCATCGGGTTGTAAACTCTTTACAGCAATAGCAATTTGTCAACTTGTAGAGAAGGGGCTACTGTCTTTTGATACAAAGTTAAAAGATTGTCTTAATGATTCTTTTCCTTTCTTTGATAAGGAAATAACAATACATCACCTATTAACACATACAGCGGGAATACCTGATTACTTTGACGAGGAGTTAATGGATGACTTTGAAGAGTTATGGATTAAGAACCCAATGTATCACATAAGAAATTTAACGGATTTCTTACCACTATTTCAGAATCAACCAATGAAATTACAAGTAGGTGAAAGATTTCATTATAATAATGCTGGATATATTTTACTTGGACTAATTATAGAGCAAACAAGCCAGATTAAATTCGCTGATTACATTAAGGAGAATATTTTCAAAAAATCTGGAATGGCTGACTCGGGTTATTTTGAATTCGATTCTTTACCACCAGGAACAGCACTTGGTTATATTGACTTCCCTAATGGTACTTGGAAGACGAACATTTACTCATTGCCTGCAAAAGGTGGTGCAGATGGTGGAGCATTCGTTACCGTGAACGAGATGGATAATTTATGGGATGCGTTCATAAATAACCAATTATTAAATGGGAAATATACTCAGCAGCTACTTACTCCGTATATTAACACTAATGATGATAGTAGTTTTTATGGTTATGGCGTATGGATTGAGAAGAATGAGAATGAGATTTTCAAATATCACATAATGGGATATGACCCTGGAGTTAGTTTTCATTCTGCTTTTTATCCTAAGTCCTTAACTAAGGTGATAATATGTTCAAACAAGTCGGACGGAGCTTATGGCATTATGAAAGAAATTGAGAAAGAAATATTAAAATAA
- a CDS encoding nuclease-related domain-containing protein: MIIKTREKSDSIVALHSILRRIPSKLISHELILNQLSPLEAGFSGEMKVDWYLKELNLSSNFFILQDLIIPRLHSTLQLDTVLVTPKFICILEIKNMTGEFYFDSEEYQFYRIKKEGVKEPQRSPEIQLRRAVRTLRPILQQAQIELPIVGIIVFASRSGLIVEKPKHFSAVLLDRLNEHIEAIDKSMDNRLTYDEMNQLAQRLLSLHQHEKFNCVFQRHGMKKSWVTPGVICPICKNSTMQRLNARWLCHSCKSNSNDAHLITLQEYRVLFDKDISNREASWFLSIPSSDTTRRLLIKAGFPYTGSFKDRIYQVPKEASLVNQILLEDSYRTFKRAPTQISPLE, encoded by the coding sequence TTGATTATTAAAACGCGAGAAAAGTCAGACTCTATAGTGGCATTACATTCAATTTTAAGGAGGATACCAAGTAAATTAATATCACATGAATTGATTTTGAATCAACTATCTCCATTGGAAGCTGGATTCTCTGGTGAAATGAAAGTAGATTGGTACTTGAAGGAACTAAATCTATCTTCGAACTTTTTTATTCTCCAAGATTTAATCATTCCCCGCTTACATTCGACTCTGCAACTAGACACCGTCCTCGTTACACCCAAATTTATTTGTATTTTGGAAATTAAAAATATGACTGGTGAATTTTATTTTGATTCCGAAGAGTATCAATTTTATCGGATAAAAAAAGAGGGGGTAAAAGAGCCGCAACGAAGTCCCGAAATTCAATTGCGACGTGCAGTTCGCACACTTCGACCTATACTACAACAAGCACAAATTGAACTTCCTATTGTTGGTATTATTGTTTTTGCAAGCAGATCGGGTTTAATCGTCGAAAAACCAAAACATTTCTCAGCAGTTTTACTTGATCGATTAAATGAACATATAGAAGCTATTGATAAATCTATGGACAATCGTTTAACGTATGATGAAATGAATCAATTGGCTCAGCGTTTGCTTTCACTGCACCAACATGAAAAATTCAATTGCGTGTTCCAACGACATGGCATGAAAAAAAGCTGGGTAACGCCAGGTGTGATATGCCCAATATGCAAAAATAGTACTATGCAACGCCTAAACGCGAGGTGGTTGTGTCATTCATGTAAAAGTAATTCTAATGATGCACATTTAATTACACTCCAAGAATATCGGGTGCTGTTTGATAAAGATATAAGCAATCGTGAGGCGAGTTGGTTTTTAAGTATACCTTCATCAGATACAACAAGGCGATTATTAATAAAAGCAGGTTTCCCATATACGGGATCTTTCAAAGATAGGATATATCAAGTTCCTAAGGAGGCAAGTCTCGTTAATCAAATTTTATTGGAGGACAGTTATCGAACATTTAAGAGAGCACCAACACAAATTTCTCCTTTGGAATAA
- a CDS encoding transcription repressor NadR, translating to MNENEKILGEERRRFIVDTLQASEKPITGRVLGEMTNVSRQVIVGDITLLKAKNEPIVATSQGYIYMPIQTAPGRIEKTIVCKHSPDQTMEELNILVDNGVTVKDVKIEHPVYGDLSASIMVSNRNEVKEFITRIKEADAIYLSNLTEGGIHLHTILADNEVHIKNAEEALRKADILVD from the coding sequence ATGAATGAGAACGAAAAAATCCTTGGGGAAGAACGCCGCCGATTTATCGTCGACACGTTACAAGCGTCCGAAAAACCTATAACGGGAAGAGTACTCGGAGAAATGACAAATGTAAGCCGCCAGGTGATTGTCGGAGATATTACCCTGCTAAAGGCAAAAAATGAACCAATTGTTGCTACAAGCCAAGGATACATTTATATGCCGATACAGACGGCACCGGGAAGAATCGAAAAAACGATTGTTTGCAAACATTCACCTGATCAGACAATGGAAGAACTGAATATCCTTGTCGATAATGGAGTCACAGTGAAAGATGTCAAAATCGAGCATCCTGTATATGGTGATCTCAGCGCTTCAATTATGGTTTCTAATCGAAATGAAGTAAAAGAATTCATCACACGAATCAAAGAGGCCGATGCCATTTACTTGTCGAATCTGACCGAAGGCGGTATCCATCTTCATACGATTTTGGCGGACAATGAAGTACATATAAAAAATGCAGAAGAAGCATTACGAAAAGCGGATATCCTCGTTGACTGA
- a CDS encoding LCP family protein → MKRTDSKKIKKRKKWPWIIAVIGLIIGCFAFSVFFDLTSTLKGMYKPIDRESSEKREEEVVFRNQDPFSVLILGVDEREGDKGRSDTMIVMAVNPKLKSTKMVSIPRDTYTEIVGHGTTDKLNHAYAFGGIQMSMDSVENLLDIPIDYVMEVNMEGFQSIVDAVGGVSVNNPFEFTQDSIQYAAGNITLTGKEALSYVRMRKDDPSGDFGRQDRQKQVIEGVLREGTSVKSLLKYRSVFNALGDNVTTNMTFDEMVDIQKDYRDAADKVEQLHFEKGEGTRMNDGIWYYIMDDTELLEITSAMKQHLELN, encoded by the coding sequence ATGAAACGTACAGATAGTAAGAAAATAAAAAAACGTAAAAAATGGCCTTGGATTATTGCGGTGATCGGCCTTATTATCGGTTGCTTTGCATTTAGTGTCTTTTTTGACTTGACGTCAACGTTGAAAGGTATGTATAAACCTATAGACCGGGAATCGTCCGAGAAGCGAGAAGAAGAAGTTGTTTTCCGTAATCAGGACCCATTCTCTGTGCTTATTTTAGGTGTTGATGAACGCGAAGGGGATAAAGGTCGTTCGGATACAATGATTGTAATGGCAGTCAATCCTAAGTTGAAGTCGACAAAGATGGTTAGTATTCCACGAGATACGTATACAGAAATTGTCGGTCATGGTACCACAGATAAACTGAATCATGCGTATGCATTTGGTGGTATTCAAATGTCGATGGATTCGGTTGAGAATTTATTGGATATTCCAATTGACTATGTTATGGAAGTCAATATGGAAGGTTTCCAATCAATTGTGGATGCTGTAGGTGGTGTTAGCGTTAACAATCCTTTTGAATTTACACAGGATTCTATTCAATACGCTGCTGGTAATATCACATTGACCGGTAAAGAAGCATTGTCCTATGTACGGATGCGTAAAGATGATCCGAGTGGTGATTTTGGCCGTCAAGACCGCCAGAAACAGGTGATTGAAGGCGTACTGCGCGAAGGAACCTCTGTGAAAAGTCTCTTGAAATACCGCAGTGTTTTCAATGCATTAGGTGATAATGTGACAACGAATATGACGTTTGATGAAATGGTAGACATCCAGAAGGACTACCGTGACGCAGCTGATAAAGTTGAACAACTTCATTTTGAAAAAGGTGAAGGCACGCGAATGAACGACGGTATATGGTATTACATTATGGATGATACTGAATTATTGGAAATTACCAGTGCTATGAAACAGCATTTGGAATTGAATTAA
- a CDS encoding alpha/beta fold hydrolase — translation MLKESIEFRNNVKIYGEGTKTIMFAHGFGCDQQVWNRITPAFEQDFKIVLFDYVGSGHSDKSAYKSERYSNPAGYASDILEICEAFELTNIIFVGHSISGMIGLLASIQKPELFDRLCLISPSPRYINEPGYPGGFEIEDINELLEMMEKNYKEWVKYLAPVASKNPSRPELTEEFEVMLMSNDQLIVRQFCEMTFNIDVRSELTKVVRPSLILQTKEDSIVPIEIGEYLHSHIANSNYILMEATGHNPHLSAPTETIQHIKHFIKG, via the coding sequence ATGCTAAAAGAATCAATTGAATTTCGAAATAACGTAAAAATATACGGTGAGGGAACAAAAACGATAATGTTTGCACACGGATTTGGCTGTGATCAGCAAGTTTGGAACAGAATCACACCTGCATTTGAACAGGACTTTAAAATAGTTCTTTTTGATTACGTTGGATCTGGCCATTCAGATAAAAGTGCGTATAAGAGTGAAAGATATAGCAATCCTGCAGGGTATGCTTCAGATATACTAGAAATTTGTGAAGCTTTTGAGTTAACCAATATCATATTTGTCGGTCATTCCATTAGCGGGATGATTGGATTACTGGCATCTATCCAGAAGCCCGAGTTGTTTGACAGGCTTTGTCTTATAAGCCCATCACCGCGTTACATAAACGAACCGGGTTATCCGGGTGGTTTTGAAATAGAGGATATTAACGAATTACTGGAAATGATGGAGAAAAACTACAAGGAATGGGTGAAATATTTGGCGCCTGTTGCTTCAAAAAATCCTAGTCGGCCAGAGTTAACGGAAGAATTCGAAGTTATGTTAATGTCAAATGATCAATTAATCGTTAGGCAATTTTGTGAAATGACCTTTAACATTGATGTCCGAAGTGAACTAACTAAAGTAGTCAGACCATCACTCATTCTTCAGACAAAAGAAGATTCTATAGTACCTATTGAGATTGGTGAGTATTTGCATTCGCATATCGCTAACAGCAACTATATATTAATGGAGGCTACTGGCCATAATCCGCATTTAAGCGCTCCTACTGAAACAATTCAGCATATTAAACATTTTATTAAGGGATAA
- a CDS encoding glutamate-5-semialdehyde dehydrogenase — protein MSEVQLKGKVAKEVSYSLVNITTDQKNKALALIADQLMADQTAILTENQKDLDDGKAKGLTDAILDRILLTAKRIEDMACAIRLLMGLQDPIGEIVETIEKDNGLLIEVKRVPIGVIGMIYEARPNVTVDAATLALKTGNAVILRGSSSAKYSNMALIKAIHEALDKSDIPKVSIQLIEDTSRETAKELFRLNEYLDVLIPRGGKTLIETVVREATVPVIQTGAGNCHIYIDETAEQEMAIEIALNAKIQRPSVCNAIETILVHDKWFALNGKGLIEKLQESNVQIFGDETVVRECGNVPAATESDWSTEYLGLAVSIKIVSGISEAIEHITKYGTKHSEAIITSDELNATIFLNYIDAAAVYHNASTRFTDGFEFGYGAEIGISTQKLHARGPMGLKALTTIKYVIRGNGQVRV, from the coding sequence ATGAGCGAAGTACAACTAAAAGGGAAAGTTGCTAAGGAAGTAAGTTATTCGTTAGTGAACATTACAACCGACCAAAAGAACAAAGCACTGGCATTAATTGCAGACCAATTAATGGCCGATCAAACGGCCATTCTGACAGAAAATCAGAAAGACTTGGACGATGGAAAAGCGAAAGGGCTAACTGACGCAATTCTTGACCGCATTCTGCTCACTGCAAAACGGATCGAAGACATGGCCTGTGCCATCCGTCTGTTAATGGGATTACAGGATCCGATTGGGGAGATAGTGGAAACCATCGAAAAAGATAATGGATTGCTAATTGAAGTGAAACGGGTACCAATTGGCGTTATCGGTATGATTTATGAAGCAAGACCGAATGTGACTGTTGACGCAGCGACGCTCGCTCTCAAGACGGGAAATGCCGTCATTTTACGAGGAAGTTCCTCCGCAAAATATTCGAATATGGCTCTTATAAAGGCAATTCACGAGGCTCTTGATAAAAGCGATATCCCGAAGGTATCCATCCAATTAATTGAAGATACAAGCAGGGAAACTGCAAAAGAACTGTTCCGGCTCAACGAATACTTGGACGTCCTTATACCAAGGGGTGGTAAAACACTTATTGAAACAGTAGTTCGTGAAGCGACAGTTCCAGTTATTCAAACAGGAGCGGGGAATTGTCATATCTATATTGACGAAACAGCAGAACAAGAAATGGCTATAGAAATCGCATTAAATGCTAAAATCCAGCGCCCATCTGTCTGCAATGCGATTGAGACAATCTTAGTCCATGATAAGTGGTTTGCACTGAATGGAAAGGGACTTATTGAAAAATTGCAGGAAAGTAATGTGCAGATTTTTGGGGATGAAACAGTCGTTCGAGAATGTGGAAATGTGCCAGCTGCAACCGAATCAGATTGGTCAACGGAATACCTTGGGTTAGCTGTCAGTATAAAAATAGTTTCAGGGATATCTGAGGCGATTGAGCATATCACGAAGTACGGAACAAAACATTCTGAAGCCATTATTACAAGTGACGAATTGAATGCGACAATTTTCCTGAATTACATCGATGCTGCTGCAGTATATCATAATGCTTCTACGCGATTTACGGACGGTTTTGAATTCGGTTATGGCGCGGAAATTGGAATCAGCACACAGAAATTACATGCGCGAGGTCCAATGGGGTTAAAAGCGTTGACGACAATAAAGTATGTCATCCGTGGGAACGGGCAAGTGCGAGTATAG
- the menC gene encoding o-succinylbenzoate synthase gives MIIKEINIRKMKMTMKTPFVTGLGTFQEKDFLILEVRDEQGNTGWGESVAFSTPWYTEETLGTNLHMINDFLIPIVLGKEIGHPDEVSKLFAAIRKNNMAKSAIEGAIWDLYAKRNKMTLAHALGGKQDKIEVGISIGIHENVADLVETVRGFINEGYKRIKVKIKPGHDIEVLRELRKKFPDVPLMADANSAYTLEDIELLKQLDEFNLTMIEQPLASDDIIDHAKLQKELKTPICLDESILSLEDTRKAIELGSTKVINVKIGRVGGLTEAKKIHDYCMAKNIPVWCGGMLESGIGRAHNIALTTLPNFILPGDTAGSSRYWEQDIISPEVIVNDGYITVPTAYGIGYEPNIEAMDSYTVEHTQFKAN, from the coding sequence ATGATTATAAAAGAAATTAACATTCGAAAAATGAAAATGACAATGAAGACTCCTTTTGTAACGGGCTTGGGTACTTTTCAAGAAAAGGACTTCTTGATTTTGGAAGTGAGAGATGAGCAAGGCAATACTGGGTGGGGGGAGTCCGTGGCATTCTCTACGCCTTGGTACACTGAAGAGACACTTGGAACGAATCTACATATGATCAACGACTTTCTGATTCCTATCGTTTTGGGAAAGGAAATCGGACATCCCGACGAGGTAAGTAAATTATTTGCCGCAATTCGTAAAAATAATATGGCGAAATCAGCTATTGAAGGTGCGATTTGGGATCTTTACGCAAAGCGCAATAAAATGACGTTGGCACATGCACTAGGTGGCAAACAGGACAAAATCGAAGTTGGCATCAGCATCGGGATCCATGAAAATGTGGCTGATCTAGTTGAAACCGTACGAGGCTTTATCAACGAAGGCTACAAACGTATAAAAGTTAAAATCAAACCAGGTCATGACATTGAAGTGCTGCGTGAACTTCGAAAAAAATTCCCGGACGTTCCTCTAATGGCAGATGCTAACTCGGCCTATACTCTTGAAGACATCGAACTTCTTAAACAGCTAGATGAATTCAATTTGACAATGATTGAACAACCACTCGCTTCAGACGATATTATTGACCATGCTAAATTACAAAAAGAATTGAAAACACCTATCTGTCTGGATGAAAGTATTCTTTCACTTGAAGATACGCGAAAAGCAATTGAACTCGGTAGTACGAAAGTTATAAACGTTAAAATCGGTCGCGTTGGTGGCTTAACAGAAGCGAAGAAAATCCATGATTACTGCATGGCGAAAAATATCCCTGTTTGGTGTGGCGGCATGCTTGAATCGGGAATTGGGCGTGCGCATAATATTGCATTGACGACCCTTCCGAATTTCATTCTCCCCGGCGACACAGCTGGATCTTCCCGCTACTGGGAACAAGATATTATCAGCCCGGAAGTCATCGTGAATGACGGCTATATCACCGTTCCAACCGCGTATGGTATTGGGTATGAGCCGAATATAGAAGCTATGGATTCATACACTGTAGAACATACGCAGTTTAAAGCTAATTGA